One genomic region from Bactrocera tryoni isolate S06 chromosome 3, CSIRO_BtryS06_freeze2, whole genome shotgun sequence encodes:
- the LOC120770780 gene encoding arabinogalactan protein 1, with protein MPRKLIILAFAIIGCAAAQFDSATQGPNPQDIATPEPEYIDIDEPLPAPAAAPIPVQARSSFIPAPRPVAQPIPIAAPSFVRAPTQAIPIAAPSFVRAPTQAYLPPGSSHAQGGHVFSPQGGYQYRQVRRRFVYRRRY; from the exons ATGCCTCGG AAACTAATCATCCTCGCCTTCGCCATAATCGGTTGCGCCGCCGCCCAATTCGACTCGGCCACACAAGGTCCCAACCCACAGGACATCGCCACACCCGAACCCGAATATATTGACATCGACGAACCACTGCCCGCACCAGCCGCCGCGCCCATCCCAGTACAAGCTCGTTCCAGCTTCATTCCCGCACCACGTCCCGTTGCCCAACCCATCCCCATTGCGGCGCCATCCTTTGTCCGTGCACCCACCCAAGCCATTCCCATTGCGGCGCCATCCTTCGTACGCGCACCCACCCAAGCGTATTTGCCACCCGGCAGCAGCCACGCACAAGGCGGACACGTCTTCAGCCCACAAGGCGGCTACCAATACAGACAAGTGCGCAGACGTTTCGTCTATCGTCGCCGTTATTAG